From Micrococcus porci, one genomic window encodes:
- a CDS encoding SLATT domain-containing protein: MGDGVEDPESQREAIRAEASRIHESAVFSAQGQFEAAKRWRLVHWGLAVLAAGLSSGTAVFTFADGAQAWSAVLAVLAAISTTVLASARPDRLAERAQVAGTGYTTLRNDVRRFHGITVPQGDPQDLAGELDALADRAAALDQSADPVPRWAYERARKNIEHDGGQAFEADV; this comes from the coding sequence ATGGGCGACGGCGTGGAAGATCCTGAATCGCAGCGCGAGGCGATCCGCGCCGAAGCATCTCGCATCCACGAGAGCGCCGTCTTCTCGGCACAGGGACAGTTCGAGGCGGCGAAGCGGTGGCGTCTGGTCCATTGGGGCCTCGCGGTGCTCGCGGCCGGGCTCAGCTCGGGGACGGCCGTGTTCACGTTCGCCGACGGCGCGCAGGCATGGTCGGCCGTCCTCGCCGTGCTCGCGGCGATCTCTACGACGGTGCTGGCATCCGCCCGTCCCGACCGGCTGGCCGAGCGGGCGCAGGTCGCGGGGACCGGGTACACGACGCTGCGCAATGATGTGCGCCGGTTCCACGGCATCACTGTTCCGCAGGGTGATCCGCAGGACCTCGCCGGGGAGCTCGACGCGCTGGCCGATCGCGCCGCCGCGCTTGACCAGTCCGCGGACCCGGTCCCGCGGTGGGCTTACGAGCGCGCGAGGAAGAACATCGAGCACGATGGCGGGCAGGCCTTCGAGGCGGACGTATGA
- a CDS encoding nucleotidyltransferase domain-containing protein — MNTDRDACAYLEEILREVTPDEEARKKAASHRASLEDWLKKDLDIIRMRETGSWHHGTAISRHSDVDYFVTMRGSRPSASWSALEELRSSLALGVSSAIVRTDRPAVNLMYFDSGPSVEITPAYFRDTDDYDIPDPGGTGWIQSNPAVHLDYVNDAQKKTSSRAKSLIRLVKTWKARNSVPLSSFYLEMRVAKYALSNPTIIYDWDLRSFFKSLEGDGLREMNDPTNYGRRISTGASSLVDTIAAKYDIEQAVRSSSLALKAAQDGNPSLGVAHWRRLFGG; from the coding sequence ATGAACACCGATCGCGATGCGTGTGCCTATCTGGAAGAGATCCTCCGTGAGGTGACGCCTGACGAGGAGGCACGGAAGAAGGCGGCGTCTCACCGCGCATCTCTCGAGGACTGGCTGAAGAAGGATCTGGACATCATCCGGATGCGCGAGACGGGATCGTGGCACCACGGGACCGCCATCAGCAGGCACAGCGACGTCGACTACTTCGTCACCATGCGCGGGTCGCGCCCCAGTGCCTCGTGGTCTGCTCTGGAAGAGCTCCGGTCGTCCTTGGCCCTCGGCGTGTCCAGCGCGATCGTGCGCACCGACCGGCCGGCCGTGAACCTCATGTACTTCGACTCCGGACCTTCCGTTGAGATCACCCCGGCCTACTTCCGCGATACGGATGACTACGACATCCCTGACCCGGGTGGCACCGGCTGGATCCAGAGCAACCCAGCCGTCCACCTCGACTACGTCAACGACGCACAGAAGAAGACGAGCAGCAGGGCGAAGAGTCTGATCCGCTTGGTTAAGACGTGGAAGGCTCGGAACTCCGTGCCGCTCTCGTCCTTCTATCTCGAGATGCGCGTGGCGAAGTATGCGCTTAGCAACCCGACAATCATTTACGACTGGGACCTTCGTTCCTTCTTCAAGAGCCTGGAGGGTGATGGGCTGCGAGAAATGAACGACCCGACCAATTACGGCCGCCGCATCTCGACCGGGGCGAGCAGCCTCGTGGACACCATTGCCGCGAAGTACGACATCGAGCAGGCCGTCCGGAGCTCATCGCTCGCGCTCAAGGCTGCCCAAGACGGCAATCCAAGTCTCGGCGTCGCGCACTGGCGGAGGCTGTTCGGAGGTTGA
- a CDS encoding IS5 family transposase (programmed frameshift) translates to MSRFQMLSDAQWELIAPMLPTRTGRAGRPFADARAMVEAIIYRYRCGIAWRDLPEVYGPWQTVWTWHRRMAEKGTWDTVLATLTAAADAEGLIDWSVSVDSTIARAHQHATNITRLTGGGSNYKNPREEPADHGIGRSRGGLSTKIHQLVDGTGLPLVSLITPGQAGDSPMLLPLLEQLRVTRPVGRPRTRPEAVLGDKAYSSRAIRTHLRARGIKAVISEPADQQGHRRRRGARGGRPVGLDADAYKGRNVIERQYAHLKQWRGLATRYDKYAIIYRAAVVLNAVLAWSKRLSDMP, encoded by the exons ATGTCCCGGTTCCAGATGCTCTCCGACGCCCAATGGGAGTTGATCGCCCCGATGCTCCCGACCCGGACCGGCCGCGCCGGCAGGCCGTTCGCCGACGCCCGCGCCATGGTGGAGGCGATCATCTACCGGTACCGGTGCGGAATCGCTTGGAGGGATCTGCCCGAGGTCTACGGGCCCTGGCAGACCGTATGGACCTGGCATCGGCGCATGGCCGAAAAAGGCACCTGGGACACGGTGCTGGCCACGCTGACCGCCGCCGCTGACGCCGAAGGCCTGATCGATTGGTCGGTCTCGGTGGACTCCACGATCGCCCGCGCCCACCAGCACGCGACGAACATCACCCGCCTCACA GGGGGTGGATCGAACTACAAGAATCCGCGTGAGGAGCCGGCCGATCACGGCATCGGGCGCTCCCGTGGCGGGCTGAGCACGAAGATCCATCAGCTCGTCGATGGGACCGGGCTGCCGCTGGTCAGCCTGATCACCCCCGGCCAGGCAGGGGACTCCCCGATGCTGCTTCCTCTTCTGGAGCAGCTGCGCGTGACCCGGCCAGTAGGGCGGCCCCGGACCCGCCCCGAGGCCGTGCTGGGCGACAAGGCGTACTCCTCCCGGGCGATCCGCACCCACCTACGCGCCCGTGGGATCAAAGCGGTCATCTCCGAACCGGCCGACCAGCAGGGCCACCGCAGACGGCGCGGTGCCCGCGGCGGGCGCCCCGTTGGCCTCGACGCGGACGCCTACAAGGGCCGCAACGTCATCGAGCGTCAGTACGCTCACCTGAAGCAGTGGCGGGGTCTGGCGACCCGGTATGACAAGTACGCGATCATCTACAGGGCCGCTGTGGTCCTGAATGCTGTGCTCGCATGGTCAAAACGATTGTCAGACATGCCCTAG
- a CDS encoding IS481 family transposase, whose amino-acid sequence MSHANAALTPRARLRLAKLIVEEHWPVATAAKMFMVSPPTARKWATRFRAEGPAGMVDRSSRPATMPTRTPPAVVKQIVAARWRRRLGPVQIASELGMPASTVHAVLVRCRINRLARLDRVTAEPIRRYEHPHPGSLIHVDVTKFGRIPDGGGHRFVGRQQGMKHRAATSDREGTRDARYQPRLGVGFLHTVIDDHSRFAYVEMHSDERSQTAIAVLRRAVAHFAQLGVEVERVLSDNGSAYRSHAWRDACTELGIKPKRTRPYRPQTNGKIERFHRTLADGWAYAKFYGSETERRAALPGWVHFYNHHRVHSAIGAAPASRLNNLPGHHT is encoded by the coding sequence ATGTCCCACGCTAACGCCGCCCTGACCCCTCGCGCCCGTCTACGCCTGGCCAAGCTCATCGTCGAGGAGCACTGGCCGGTCGCCACCGCGGCCAAGATGTTCATGGTCTCCCCACCCACCGCCCGCAAATGGGCCACACGCTTCCGGGCCGAGGGACCTGCAGGCATGGTCGACCGGTCCAGCCGGCCGGCCACGATGCCGACCAGAACACCGCCTGCGGTGGTGAAACAGATCGTGGCCGCCCGATGGCGCCGGCGCCTGGGGCCCGTGCAGATCGCCTCAGAACTCGGGATGCCGGCATCCACCGTCCATGCCGTGCTCGTGCGTTGCCGGATCAACCGCCTCGCCCGTCTGGACCGGGTCACCGCCGAGCCGATCCGCCGCTATGAGCACCCCCACCCCGGCTCGCTGATCCACGTTGACGTCACGAAGTTCGGACGCATCCCCGACGGGGGCGGGCACCGATTCGTCGGGCGTCAGCAGGGCATGAAGCACCGCGCGGCGACTTCGGACCGAGAAGGAACCCGTGATGCCCGATACCAGCCCCGGCTCGGGGTGGGCTTCCTGCACACCGTGATCGATGACCACTCCCGCTTCGCGTATGTCGAGATGCACTCCGACGAACGCAGCCAGACCGCCATCGCGGTGCTGCGCCGCGCGGTCGCTCACTTCGCGCAGCTGGGCGTGGAGGTGGAGCGGGTGCTCTCGGACAACGGTTCGGCCTACCGCTCGCATGCCTGGCGGGATGCTTGCACCGAGCTCGGGATCAAGCCCAAGCGGACTCGGCCCTACCGACCGCAGACGAACGGGAAGATCGAGCGGTTCCATCGCACGCTCGCTGACGGGTGGGCCTACGCCAAGTTCTACGGCTCAGAGACCGAACGCAGGGCCGCGTTGCCTGGGTGGGTGCACTTCTACAATCATCACCGAGTCCACTCCGCGATCGGAGCCGCACCTGCCAGCAGGCTCAACAACCTCCCTGGACATCACACCTAG
- a CDS encoding abortive infection family protein produces MAINWRRAQYLLAEDLTDIPVRYIDELFGSNGIALGPENPQDVDTSVRRARMRRYLTTLDLDTNRADQQRFADVMAERYRKIALVHQHGNTDETQWKLERWTTLLRAAGFQVDTTALSVTWPPGPQMGTLAPDVLAHLNDPSAIEDHLERIHTTIDSDPRLAVATARSLMESTAKIVLTSRDKTYTATESLTKLVSRAQASLGMSPKDLGGEQPEVRRLLQSLQGIAAPISTLRNDTNVHHGAEVVPQWVRPRHARLVLGAAQLWCQTVLETLSDPTAPWRVTDAAAQR; encoded by the coding sequence ATGGCGATCAACTGGCGGCGCGCCCAATACCTCCTGGCTGAGGACCTCACTGATATTCCGGTGCGTTACATCGACGAATTGTTCGGTAGCAACGGCATCGCCTTGGGACCGGAGAACCCGCAGGACGTTGACACCTCGGTGAGACGCGCGCGGATGCGCCGCTACCTGACCACTCTCGACCTGGATACCAACCGGGCTGACCAGCAACGCTTCGCGGATGTCATGGCCGAGCGCTACCGGAAGATCGCGCTCGTGCATCAGCATGGGAACACCGACGAGACCCAGTGGAAGCTCGAGCGCTGGACGACCCTTCTGCGGGCCGCCGGATTTCAGGTGGATACCACGGCCCTCTCCGTGACGTGGCCTCCAGGCCCGCAAATGGGGACGCTCGCGCCTGACGTGCTGGCCCACCTGAACGACCCCTCCGCGATTGAGGATCACCTCGAACGGATCCACACCACCATCGACTCCGACCCCCGGTTGGCCGTCGCCACCGCCCGCTCCCTGATGGAGTCCACCGCCAAGATCGTACTGACAAGCAGGGACAAGACCTACACGGCTACCGAGTCACTCACCAAGCTCGTCTCGCGCGCCCAGGCCAGTCTGGGCATGTCACCGAAAGACCTCGGCGGTGAGCAGCCCGAGGTCCGCCGGCTCCTGCAGTCGCTGCAGGGCATCGCCGCCCCGATCAGTACCCTGCGCAATGACACCAACGTGCATCACGGCGCCGAGGTGGTGCCACAGTGGGTGCGTCCTCGTCACGCCCGCTTGGTCCTAGGCGCAGCGCAGCTATGGTGCCAAACGGTTCTCGAGACCCTGTCCGACCCCACCGCCCCGTGGCGTGTTACCGATGCCGCAGCACAGCGCTGA
- a CDS encoding zinc-ribbon domain-containing protein — protein sequence MAHTTTPPSPRGGKRLTIADVPHMRERYAASNPLPPEEVAAGSNKKFTWSCKAGPDHTWEAQANSIRMSKRGGCPFCAGKRPSVTNRLDVLFPDLAAEWDQELNEGPPAVVAGSEKKVWWRCRAADHAWQANIRNRTVLRAGCPRCAAEKSSKTRSVPLPGRELTAVAPDVAASWHPTRNGTLQPDEVAAFSNVPRWWQCPAGHEWEISPAGRLSKGGAGCPYCSGRLATAETSLEVQRPDLTLEWHPTKNAPRTPRDVKPGTSATVWWICSAGHEYESRIANRAYLGRGCPYCSGQKIGYGNDLATKAPLVAAEWDHERNGSLTPADVTTGVQRRFWWSCTQGHSWRTTVASRVALGTGCPECGAGWRRSRPEIALQFELAHLLPAAVVGDGHVQTADKDFRVDVLCPELKIAVEYDGNHWHMDTFERDLAKTQALVEAGWVTVRVRQNPLPLTGRHDVPCENGDPAVYPMTVRLMTSLLEEAAAAPTDHPIHAHLDELRLRLETYVDGGTARAVEEAERETRAHHVDRPKRDPFAPPPRPKPGRSLAELNPAIAAEWHPSKNGGLTPADVANARNASAWWLCSLCGAEWEAVVGQRTRRQTLGCPDCGKARAGAARSRPQPGLSLADLRPDLAAQWHPTRNAPLTPHDVRPGSHKRVWWRSPGGQEWESSVYNRTSKRPSSEVHGDAGPDSPDSA from the coding sequence GTGGCCCACACGACGACACCTCCATCCCCCAGGGGCGGCAAGCGGCTGACCATCGCGGACGTCCCTCATATGCGCGAGCGCTACGCGGCGAGCAACCCGCTGCCTCCGGAGGAAGTCGCCGCTGGCTCGAACAAGAAGTTCACCTGGTCGTGCAAGGCCGGCCCGGACCACACCTGGGAGGCGCAGGCCAACAGCATCCGCATGTCCAAGCGTGGCGGCTGCCCCTTCTGTGCGGGCAAGCGGCCCTCCGTAACCAACCGTCTCGATGTTCTGTTTCCCGATCTGGCCGCAGAGTGGGATCAGGAGCTCAACGAGGGACCGCCGGCCGTCGTGGCAGGTTCGGAGAAGAAGGTCTGGTGGCGGTGTCGGGCGGCCGATCACGCGTGGCAGGCCAACATCCGCAACCGGACGGTTCTCCGGGCTGGGTGCCCCCGGTGCGCAGCAGAGAAGTCTTCCAAGACCCGGTCTGTCCCCCTGCCCGGCCGTGAACTGACAGCGGTCGCCCCAGATGTCGCGGCCTCGTGGCACCCCACACGCAACGGCACTCTGCAACCGGATGAGGTCGCTGCCTTCTCCAACGTCCCGAGGTGGTGGCAATGTCCTGCCGGCCACGAATGGGAGATCTCCCCTGCCGGGCGGCTGAGCAAGGGCGGCGCCGGCTGCCCCTACTGCTCCGGTCGACTGGCAACTGCAGAGACCTCTTTGGAAGTCCAACGCCCCGACCTCACATTAGAGTGGCACCCCACCAAGAACGCCCCGCGAACCCCGAGAGATGTGAAGCCCGGGACATCAGCGACTGTCTGGTGGATCTGCTCCGCTGGACATGAGTACGAAAGCCGCATCGCCAACCGCGCCTACTTGGGCAGAGGGTGTCCCTATTGCTCAGGTCAGAAGATCGGCTACGGCAACGACCTCGCAACGAAGGCACCCCTGGTGGCCGCCGAATGGGATCACGAACGCAACGGATCCCTGACACCAGCCGATGTGACGACGGGCGTGCAGCGTCGCTTCTGGTGGAGCTGCACCCAGGGCCACTCATGGCGAACAACTGTCGCATCCCGCGTCGCACTGGGCACGGGCTGCCCGGAGTGCGGGGCCGGCTGGCGACGCTCCCGCCCGGAGATCGCCCTGCAGTTCGAGCTCGCGCATTTGCTCCCCGCCGCCGTGGTCGGAGACGGGCACGTGCAGACTGCGGACAAGGACTTTCGGGTCGATGTGCTGTGCCCCGAATTGAAGATCGCCGTCGAGTACGACGGCAACCACTGGCACATGGACACCTTCGAGCGAGACCTAGCCAAGACGCAGGCGCTGGTAGAAGCGGGATGGGTCACCGTCCGCGTCAGACAGAACCCGCTGCCGCTGACCGGCCGTCACGATGTCCCCTGCGAGAACGGCGACCCCGCCGTCTACCCCATGACCGTCCGTTTGATGACCAGCCTTCTCGAGGAAGCAGCAGCTGCTCCCACCGATCACCCGATTCACGCCCACCTCGACGAACTCAGATTGCGTCTGGAGACCTACGTCGACGGCGGCACCGCCCGAGCCGTCGAGGAGGCAGAACGGGAGACCCGCGCCCACCACGTGGATCGACCGAAGAGGGATCCGTTCGCCCCACCGCCTCGTCCGAAGCCCGGACGCTCACTGGCGGAGCTGAACCCCGCCATCGCAGCTGAGTGGCATCCATCAAAGAATGGCGGCCTGACACCGGCGGACGTGGCGAATGCGCGGAACGCATCCGCGTGGTGGCTCTGCAGTCTCTGCGGTGCCGAATGGGAGGCTGTCGTCGGGCAGCGAACTCGACGTCAGACCCTTGGCTGCCCGGACTGCGGGAAAGCGCGCGCCGGAGCAGCACGATCCCGCCCCCAGCCTGGGCTGTCATTGGCAGACCTCCGCCCGGACCTGGCCGCGCAGTGGCACCCGACCCGAAACGCGCCGTTGACGCCCCATGACGTCAGACCCGGTTCGCATAAGCGGGTGTGGTGGAGAAGTCCCGGTGGGCAGGAGTGGGAGTCATCTGTCTATAACCGCACATCCAAACGCCCATCGTCCGAGGTTCACGGCGACGCAGGCCCGGACTCCCCCGACTCCGCGTGA
- a CDS encoding TIR domain-containing protein, translating into MTPSPSQPAADAPIFLVHGHDLARRETVRHFLATVTDRDIIVLANQPNRGQDLLGKLLSHAQQAAFAVVLLTPDDEGKPRESEDNRARDRQNVVFELGLFIGILGRDRVAALNHPSVEIPTDFSSVAYISIEGEGWQIELARELKAAGIDVLLDKAL; encoded by the coding sequence ATGACCCCGTCGCCGTCGCAGCCGGCAGCAGATGCGCCCATCTTTTTGGTGCACGGCCATGACCTCGCTCGGCGTGAGACCGTTCGCCACTTCCTGGCAACCGTCACCGACCGCGACATCATAGTTCTGGCAAACCAGCCAAACCGAGGCCAAGACCTGCTCGGCAAACTCCTTTCCCACGCACAACAGGCAGCATTTGCCGTTGTGCTCCTGACGCCCGATGACGAGGGGAAACCTCGAGAATCTGAGGATAATCGAGCCAGAGATCGGCAAAATGTTGTGTTCGAACTTGGGCTATTCATTGGAATTCTCGGACGGGACCGGGTTGCCGCTCTCAACCATCCTTCAGTGGAGATCCCCACCGACTTCTCCAGTGTTGCCTATATTTCAATAGAGGGCGAGGGGTGGCAGATCGAGCTAGCCCGAGAGCTTAAGGCAGCTGGAATTGATGTTTTACTCGACAAAGCACTCTAA
- a CDS encoding ISL3 family transposase — MPEPTLYCRARGDYCTCCDLLVGLPGLHVLTAERDDHDRLVVTVESAPEPMGCRSCGVIARGHGRIEVSLVDAPAFGRPVRIIWRKRRWLCPDPACEVGSFIEQDEKVAAPRAVLTTRACRWAIEQIRREHASVNGIRRQLGTGWRTVWDSIQPLLQAADEDPSRFEGVAILGVDEHVWHHVSTKPIHHGGRGPKELTGMVDLTRDEGGRTRARLLDLVPGRSGRVYKDWLDQRGDAFRARIEVATLDPFHGYKNAIDDQLEDARSVLDAFHVVKLATTVVDDVRRRVQQQIHGHRGRKSDPLYRVRNVLRAGAENLTDRQRDRLETAWAAHEQHIEVEIAWLCAQKVRSAYRQGTHAAGRAVAEKILATFTSCPIPEVARLGKTLNRWRREFLGYFDTNGASNGGTEAINGLIELHRRIARGFRNRDNYRLRMLLIGGGLDMTHHTQR; from the coding sequence ATGCCTGAGCCTACGTTGTACTGCCGTGCGCGCGGCGACTACTGCACGTGTTGCGATCTGCTGGTCGGATTGCCCGGGCTGCATGTGCTCACCGCCGAACGGGATGACCACGACCGGCTGGTGGTGACGGTCGAGTCCGCGCCGGAGCCGATGGGATGCCGCTCCTGCGGGGTGATCGCCCGTGGTCACGGTCGGATCGAGGTCAGCCTGGTCGACGCGCCAGCGTTCGGGCGACCGGTGCGGATCATCTGGCGCAAGCGCCGGTGGCTGTGCCCAGATCCAGCCTGCGAGGTCGGCTCGTTCATCGAGCAGGACGAGAAGGTCGCTGCACCGCGAGCGGTGCTGACGACCCGGGCGTGCCGGTGGGCGATCGAGCAGATCCGCCGAGAGCACGCCTCCGTCAACGGGATCCGCCGTCAGCTCGGGACAGGATGGCGCACGGTGTGGGACTCGATCCAACCCCTGCTGCAGGCCGCTGACGAGGACCCATCCCGCTTCGAGGGCGTCGCGATCCTCGGGGTTGACGAGCATGTCTGGCATCACGTCTCGACCAAACCCATCCATCACGGCGGGCGCGGCCCCAAAGAGCTGACCGGGATGGTCGACCTGACCCGGGACGAGGGCGGGCGCACGAGGGCGCGGTTGCTCGATCTGGTGCCGGGCCGTTCCGGCAGGGTGTACAAGGACTGGCTCGACCAGCGCGGCGACGCCTTCCGAGCCCGGATCGAGGTGGCGACCCTGGACCCGTTCCATGGGTACAAGAACGCCATCGATGACCAGCTCGAGGACGCCCGCTCGGTCCTGGACGCCTTCCATGTGGTCAAGCTGGCCACCACTGTCGTCGATGATGTCCGCCGGCGGGTTCAGCAGCAGATCCACGGCCACCGCGGCCGCAAGAGCGATCCGCTGTACCGGGTCCGCAACGTCCTGCGCGCCGGCGCGGAGAATCTCACCGATCGGCAACGCGATCGGCTCGAGACGGCCTGGGCCGCTCACGAGCAACACATCGAGGTCGAAATCGCGTGGTTGTGCGCCCAGAAGGTTCGCTCCGCCTACCGTCAGGGCACTCATGCCGCCGGGCGAGCAGTCGCCGAGAAGATCCTCGCCACCTTCACCTCGTGTCCGATCCCCGAGGTCGCACGGCTGGGCAAGACCCTGAACAGATGGCGCCGCGAGTTCCTCGGCTACTTCGACACCAACGGCGCCAGCAACGGCGGCACTGAAGCCATCAATGGACTCATCGAACTCCACCGACGCATCGCCCGAGGCTTCCGCAACCGGGACAACTACCGCCTCCGGATGCTCCTCATCGGCGGCGGGTTAGACATGACACACCACACTCAACGGTGA
- a CDS encoding IS481 family transposase has product MSHANAALTPRARLRLAKLIVEEHWPVATAAKMFMVSPPTARKWATRFRAEGPAGMVDRSSRPSTMPTRTPPAVVKQIVAARWRRRLGPVQIASELGMPASTVHAVLVRCRINRLARLDRVTAEPIRRYEHPHPGSLIHVDVTKFGRIPDGGGHRFVGRQQGMKHRAATSDREGTRDARYQPRLGVGFLHTVIDDHSRFAYVEMHSDERSQTAIAVLRRAVAHFAQLGVEVERVLSDNGSAYRSHAWRDACTELGIKPKRTRPYRPQTNGKIERFHRTLADGWAYAKFYGSETERRAALPGWVHFYNHHRVHSAIGAAPASRLNNLPGHHI; this is encoded by the coding sequence ATGTCCCACGCTAACGCCGCCCTGACCCCTCGCGCCCGCCTACGCCTGGCCAAGCTCATCGTCGAGGAGCACTGGCCGGTCGCCACCGCGGCCAAGATGTTCATGGTCTCCCCACCCACCGCCCGCAAATGGGCCACACGCTTCCGGGCCGAGGGACCTGCAGGCATGGTCGACCGGTCCAGCCGGCCGTCCACGATGCCGACCAGAACACCGCCTGCGGTGGTGAAACAGATCGTGGCCGCCCGATGGCGCCGGCGCCTGGGGCCCGTGCAGATCGCCTCAGAACTCGGGATGCCGGCATCCACCGTCCATGCCGTGCTCGTGCGTTGCCGGATCAACCGCCTCGCCCGTCTGGACCGGGTCACCGCCGAGCCGATCCGCCGCTATGAGCACCCCCACCCCGGCTCGCTGATCCACGTTGACGTCACGAAGTTCGGACGCATCCCCGACGGGGGCGGGCACCGATTCGTCGGGCGTCAGCAGGGCATGAAGCACCGCGCGGCGACTTCGGACCGAGAAGGAACCCGTGATGCCCGATACCAGCCCCGGCTCGGGGTGGGCTTCCTGCACACCGTGATCGATGACCACTCCCGCTTCGCGTATGTCGAGATGCACTCCGACGAACGCAGCCAGACCGCCATCGCGGTGCTGCGCCGCGCGGTCGCTCACTTCGCGCAGCTGGGCGTGGAGGTGGAGCGGGTGCTCTCGGACAACGGTTCGGCCTACCGCTCGCATGCCTGGCGGGATGCTTGCACCGAGCTCGGGATCAAGCCCAAGCGGACTCGGCCCTACCGACCGCAGACGAACGGGAAGATCGAGCGGTTCCATCGCACGCTCGCTGACGGGTGGGCCTACGCCAAGTTCTACGGCTCAGAGACCGAACGCAGGGCCGCGTTGCCTGGGTGGGTGCACTTCTACAATCATCACCGAGTCCACTCCGCGATCGGAGCCGCACCTGCCAGCAGGCTCAACAACCTCCCTGGACATCACATCTAG
- a CDS encoding TniQ family protein — MSTLLPIRPRPAPEEALDSYLERVATANGVTTSGFVRQLTTEARAPLRFTNIAPPPPILDVLASWTGTDRGLLQDCLLTRYPVIPFIDSQNRHGTRSVVAHGWVLLNRSQACPWCLAETGVWKITWRLAWVTACLDHDRLLATDCPGCQKPLRTTHHGALRPAGPGARCGNPRPQGQGKRCPFDLSRISPLSAPPPVLQQQRRVERALRGAEVEVAAIALEGTTYLRQLQALTSAAMGLSAPTTAVQPEYSEGVPAEISTLSGRARPAPRPADIRAAAYVRRDRTIFAPP; from the coding sequence ATGTCGACGCTGCTGCCCATCCGCCCCAGACCCGCCCCCGAGGAAGCTCTGGACTCCTATCTCGAACGCGTGGCCACTGCCAACGGGGTCACCACCAGCGGCTTCGTTCGACAGCTGACCACCGAAGCCCGGGCGCCCCTGCGCTTCACGAACATCGCCCCACCGCCCCCGATCCTGGACGTGCTGGCCTCCTGGACCGGCACCGACCGGGGACTCCTGCAGGACTGCCTGTTGACGCGATACCCGGTCATCCCGTTCATCGACAGCCAGAACCGTCACGGAACCCGGTCCGTGGTAGCCCACGGATGGGTGCTGCTCAACCGCTCCCAGGCCTGCCCCTGGTGCCTGGCCGAGACCGGAGTCTGGAAGATCACGTGGCGTCTGGCCTGGGTCACCGCGTGCCTAGACCACGATCGTCTCCTCGCGACCGACTGCCCCGGCTGCCAGAAGCCCCTGCGTACGACACATCACGGCGCGCTCCGGCCCGCCGGCCCCGGGGCACGCTGCGGCAACCCCCGCCCCCAAGGACAGGGCAAACGGTGCCCCTTCGACCTGAGCCGGATCTCCCCGCTCTCCGCGCCCCCGCCGGTATTGCAACAGCAACGACGCGTCGAGCGCGCCCTCCGCGGCGCTGAGGTCGAGGTGGCTGCCATCGCTCTCGAGGGCACCACCTACCTCAGACAGCTCCAAGCACTCACCTCGGCGGCAATGGGTCTGTCTGCACCCACCACAGCGGTACAGCCTGAATACTCAGAGGGAGTCCCGGCTGAGATCTCGACCTTGTCGGGCCGGGCGCGGCCAGCTCCACGCCCCGCAGACATCCGTGCCGCCGCTTACGTCCGAAGGGACCGGACGATCTTTGCTCCCCCATGA